A region of Dioscorea cayenensis subsp. rotundata cultivar TDr96_F1 chromosome 5, TDr96_F1_v2_PseudoChromosome.rev07_lg8_w22 25.fasta, whole genome shotgun sequence DNA encodes the following proteins:
- the LOC120261393 gene encoding 2-hydroxy-palmitic acid dioxygenase mpo1-like isoform X2 encodes MPPPWHNSPPSFTTDIRRPPKFLQKMQFKMISMASMGNGGRGLFDLEKHFAFYAAYHTNPINVLIHMLFVWPIFFTFVVLLHFTPPLIRLPVPFSDDLSISSAFGVAFVYALFYVLFDRKAGSLAALLCMLCWLATRALARRLGFSLAWKVVLAVQLFCWTGQFIGHGIFEKRSPALLDNLSQAFLMAPFFVLLEALRDFFGYEPYPDFYANVQAKIKANRKAQQRNKHKFCA; translated from the exons ATGCCACCGCCATGGCATAACTCGCCCCCGTCTTTCACCACGGACATACGACGGCCTCCCAAATTTCTCCAGAAAATGCAATTCAAGATGATTTCAATGGCTTCAATGGGGAATGGAGGAAGAGGGTTGTTCGATCTGGAGAAGCATTTCGCCTTCTATGCCGCATATCACACCAATCCCATCAATGTTCTCATCCACATGCTCTTCGTCTGGCCAATCTTCTTCACTTTCGTTGTGCTTTTGCACTTCACTCCTCCTCTTATTCGTCTTCCCGTCCCCTTCTCCGATGATCTTTCTATCAGCTCGGCCTTCGGCGTTGCTTTCGTCTACGCCTTGTTTTATGTCCTTTTTGATAGGAAAGCTGGCTCCTTGGCCGCCCTTCTCTGCATGCTCTGCTGGCTCGCCACTCGCGCCCTTGCCCGCCGCCTCGGCTTCTCCCTTGCCTGGAAG GTGGTTCTCGCTGTCCAGTTGTTCTGCTGGACTGGACAATTTATAGGCCATGGCATATTCGAG AAACGGTCACCCGCTCTTCTGGATAACCTGTCTCAAGCTTTTCTGATGGCTCCATTTTTTGTTCTGCTCGAG GCATTGCGAGATTTCTTCGGCTATGAACCGTATCCAGATTTCTATGCCAATGTCCAAGCTAAGATAAAGGCGAACCGGAAAGCACAGCAGCGCAACAAACACAAATTCTGTGCTTGA
- the LOC120261393 gene encoding 2-hydroxy-palmitic acid dioxygenase MPO1-like isoform X1 translates to MPPPWHNSPPSFTTDIRRPPKFLQKMQFKMISMASMGNGGRGLFDLEKHFAFYAAYHTNPINVLIHMLFVWPIFFTFVVLLHFTPPLIRLPVPFSDDLSISSAFGVAFVYALFYVLFDRKAGSLAALLCMLCWLATRALARRLGFSLAWKVVLAVQLFCWTGQFIGHGIFEKRSPALLDNLSQAFLMAPFFVLLEVIIYLRKLKASQHDLNYSIFHLQALRDFFGYEPYPDFYANVQAKIKANRKAQQRNKHKFCA, encoded by the exons ATGCCACCGCCATGGCATAACTCGCCCCCGTCTTTCACCACGGACATACGACGGCCTCCCAAATTTCTCCAGAAAATGCAATTCAAGATGATTTCAATGGCTTCAATGGGGAATGGAGGAAGAGGGTTGTTCGATCTGGAGAAGCATTTCGCCTTCTATGCCGCATATCACACCAATCCCATCAATGTTCTCATCCACATGCTCTTCGTCTGGCCAATCTTCTTCACTTTCGTTGTGCTTTTGCACTTCACTCCTCCTCTTATTCGTCTTCCCGTCCCCTTCTCCGATGATCTTTCTATCAGCTCGGCCTTCGGCGTTGCTTTCGTCTACGCCTTGTTTTATGTCCTTTTTGATAGGAAAGCTGGCTCCTTGGCCGCCCTTCTCTGCATGCTCTGCTGGCTCGCCACTCGCGCCCTTGCCCGCCGCCTCGGCTTCTCCCTTGCCTGGAAG GTGGTTCTCGCTGTCCAGTTGTTCTGCTGGACTGGACAATTTATAGGCCATGGCATATTCGAG AAACGGTCACCCGCTCTTCTGGATAACCTGTCTCAAGCTTTTCTGATGGCTCCATTTTTTGTTCTGCTCGAGGTAATCATCTATTTGCGCAAATTGAAAGCATCTCAACACGACCTAAATTACTCAATTTTTCATCTTCAGGCATTGCGAGATTTCTTCGGCTATGAACCGTATCCAGATTTCTATGCCAATGTCCAAGCTAAGATAAAGGCGAACCGGAAAGCACAGCAGCGCAACAAACACAAATTCTGTGCTTGA
- the LOC120260274 gene encoding pentatricopeptide repeat-containing protein At1g59720, chloroplastic/mitochondrial-like, protein MMRRWCWLSSKISPPSEAYNYSYSYSKEHHLIWLIQSCITMRHLEQLHARIIRTGFDQHIFVLAKLLTFCADSDHHIATDHALSLFNHIQHPDTFIWNTVIRALAKARRTQDAFLLFRTMRRSGNSPDNFTFAFLLKLCGDLPTAAMGAQLHGSVLTHGFQTHSFVRNTLVHMYGLFGDMSNAYQVFEEIPGADADIVLWNSLIDGHVHCGHYREALRVFERMQRSGFTPDDATIVVTLSACSELGELDYGKRIHARLSRSMLRDFVSVSNALIDMYAKCGEIDRAVDVFEGMKERSVISWNSMILGLAMHGRAGQALVLFDRMRGQASPDGITFLGVLCACAHGGLVEEGKYYFESMTKDYGIKPMVQHYGCLVDLFGRMGFLREGYDLINGMQVKGNAVVWRALLAACRVHGEVELGELVQRNLQELEEHSSDYVLLSHVYAGAGQWNQVFRLRGMMHGRGVKKPGPGNSLIREHMF, encoded by the coding sequence atgatgaggagatGGTGCTGGTTGAGCAGCAAGATATCTCCACCATCAGAGGCTTACAACTACTCCTACTCCTACTCCAAAGAGCATCATCTCATTTGGCTCATCCAATCATGCATCACAATGCGCCATTTGGAACAACTCCACGCCCGCATCATTCGCACTGGCTTCGACCAGCACATCTTCGTCCTCGCCAAGCTCCTCACTTTCTGCGCCGACTCCGACCACCACATCGCCACTGACCACGCCCTCTCCCTCTTCAACCACATCCAACACCCAGACACCTTCATTTGGAACACCGTTATTCGAGCACTGGCAAAAGCCCGCAGGACCCAAGACGCTTTCCTCCTCTTCCGCACTATGCGCCGCAGCGGCAATTCTCCGGATAACTTCACCTTCGCCTTCTTGCTCAAGCTGTGCGGGGACCTACCCACCGCTGCGATGGGCGCGCAGCTCCATGGCTCTGTGCTGACACATGGTTTTCAAACCCACTCCTTTGTGAGGAACACTCTCGTCCATATGTACGGTTTGTTCGGCGACATGTCTAATGCCTATCAAGTGTTTGAAGAAATACCCGGCGCGGATGCTGACATAGTGTTGTGGAACAGTCTCATCGACGGCCACGTCCACTGCGGCCACTACCGAGAAGCGCTACGAGTGTTCGAGAGGATGCAGAGGAGCGGGTTCACGCCAGACGACGCCACCATCGTTGTCACCCTCTCCGCCTGCTCCGAGTTAGGCGAGTTGGATTACGGGAAACGGATTCACGCGCGGCTCAGCCGCTCCATGCTACGCGATTTCGTCTCGGTTTCCAACGCGCTCATTGATATGTACGCCAAGTGCGGGGAAATCGATCGAGCGGTAGATGTGTTCGAGGGAATGAAGGAAAGGAGTGTGATTTCATGGAACTCGATGATACTGGGACTGGccatgcacgggcgtgcgggtcAAGCGCTGGTGCTGTTTGACAGAATGCGCGGTCAAGCGTCCCCCGATGGCATTACGTTTTTGGGCGTGTTGTGCGCGTGCGCGCACGGAGGGCTCGTGGAGGAAGGGAAATACTACTTTGAAAGCATGACAAAGGATTATGGGATCAAGCCTATGGTTCAGCATTATGGTTGCTTAGTTGATCTATTTGGGAGAATGGGGTTTCTCAGGGAGGGGTATGACTTGATTAATGGCATGCAAGTGAAGGGCAATGCTGTGGTCTGGCGAGCACTGCTGGCAGCTTGTAGAGTTCATGGGGAGGTGGAGCTAGGTGAGCTTGTCCAGAGAAATCTCCAGGAGTTGGAAGAGCACAGCAGTGATTATGTGTTGCTCTCCCATGTCTACGCTGGTGCTGGACAGTGGAACCAAGTGTTTAGGCTCAGAGGGATGATGCATGGGAGAGGAGTTAAGAAGCCAGGACCTGGCAACAGTTTGATCAGGGAACACATGTTCTAG
- the LOC120260275 gene encoding transmembrane 9 superfamily member 12-like, which translates to MDIPPFPILAILYTVIASLVFNLHLCNGIYFPLVHQKHKYYSKHDEIYAKVNTLTSIASTLSFDYYSLPCCKPKEEIIQSREENLGMLLMGKRIRNSPYRFRMNTSESLYLCTWHPLSKEEANMLVQMSHDLYQTNMILDGLPVLRIIGVGDVQIKFMGFPLGYYSTLDFNYYIVNHLKFRILIHSIDVDGALKMEVVGFEVVPCSIKHDHRAISQLQMHDRINHSICESPEHEPQVILENETVSFTYQVEFVEKNELRWSSRWDAYLQDEPEQLRWFSILNSLLTISLLAGFLLFKFSRTLWKELSRGLPLMSQGVTRWWHKEPSCYSILFCVMVANGIQLSCTAAATIMFTLIGLVSPISQGDFLITASIVFYFFSGIPAGYVSVWLWRRFKGRENCEGWRSVTWSTSYLFNAIIFTIFVTMNMIHVANGSTRAVPASVYWTLLSLWLFISLPCTFIGGFIAASIPSSSSSSSVSSDLYSNIIQNNNHARSIKTWLTVLMAGLIPFSTIFIELFFFLSSIWLERRFNDYGLLLLMALLMLAIACSAVSAGIAYRCVCTEDWGWCWTSFFASGSTGLYVFIYSVYYLAIDLRWLNGPASTSIYIGYSLILALCVMLSTGAIGSLAAFSFLQYLSTYAKF; encoded by the coding sequence ATGGACATTCCACCATTTCCCATATTAGCAATACTCTATACAGTGATAGCATCATTGGTGTTCAATTTACATCTATGCAATGGTATCTATTTTCCATTGGTACACCAGAAGCACAAATACTACTCTAAACATGATGAAATCTATGCAAAAGTTAATACCTTAACTTCCATAGCAAGCACACTTTCCTTTGATTACTACAGCCTTCCTTGCTGCAAACCaaaagaagaaatcattcaaagtCGAGAAGAGAATTTGGGAATGCTTCTTATGGGAAAAAGAATCCGTAATTCTCCTTACCGGTTCCGAATGAATACTAGTGAATCACTTTACTTGTGTACTTGGCATCCATTGAGCAAAGAAGAAGCAAACATGTTGGTGCAGATGAGCCATGATTTATATCAAACCAATATGATTCTTGATGGCCTCCCTGTTCTAAGGATTATTGGTGTTGGAGATGTCCAAATTAAGTTTATGGGATTCCCATTGGGCTACTACTCTACTCTGGATTTCAATTACTACATTGTAAATCATCTCAAGTTTAGAATCTTAATCCATTCTATTGATGTTGATGGAGCCTTGAAAATGGAAGTAGTTGGATTTGAAGTGGTTCCTTGCAGCATCAAGCATGATCACCGAGCCATTTCTCAACTGCAAATGCATGATAGAATCAACCATAGTATCTGTGAATCACCAGAGCATGAGCCCCAGGTGATCCTTGAGAATGAGACAGTGTCTTTCACTTACCAAGTTGAATTTGTGGAGAAGAATGAGTTGAGATGGAGCTCAAGATGGGATGCATATTTGCAGGATGAACCAGAGCAACTCAGGTGGTTTTCGATCCTGAATTCTTTGCTGACAATCAGTCTTTTAGCTGGATTCCTTCTCTTCAAATTTTCCAGGACATTGTGGAAAGAGCTGTCAAGAGGTCTGCCACTAATGTCTCAGGGTGTCACAAGGTGGTGGCATAAAGAGCCAAGTTGTTATTCCATTCTCTTTTGTGTCATGGTTGCAAATGGAATTCAGCTTTCTTGTACTGCTGCCGCAACAATAATGTTCACCCTTATCGGTTTGGTATCACCGATATCACAAGGAGATTTCTTGATCACTGCCTCTATtgttttttacttcttttctgGGATTCCTGCAGGGTATGTCAGTGTTTGGTTATGGAGAAGATTCAAGGGAAGAGAAAATTGTGAAGGATGGAGATCAGTGACATGGTCTACATCTTATCTGTTCAATGCTATAATTTTCACCATTTTTGTCACCATGAACATGATCCATGTAGCAAATGGAAGCACAAGAGCAGTACCTGCATCTGTATATTGGACTCTTCTTTCACTCTGGCTCTTCATTTCACTTCCATGTACCTTCATCGGAGGATTCATTGCAGCCTCaataccatcatcatcatcatcatcatcagtatcTAGTGATCTTTACAGTAATATCATTCAGAACAACAACCATGCCAGATCAATCAAGACATGGCTCACTGTTCTAATGGCTGGACTTATTCCTTTTAGCACAATATTCATAGAATTGTTCTTCTTTCTGTCAAGTATTTGGCTGGAAAGACGTTTCAATGATTACGGTTTGTTATTACTGATGGCACTGCTAATGCTCGCAATTGCCTGCAGTGCAGTATCTGCAGGCATTGCTTACAGATGTGTTTGCACTGAGGATTGGGGATGGTGCTGGACATCCTTTTTCGCATCAGGTTCGACAGGACTCTATGTATTTATCTATTCAGTGTATTATCTTGCCATTGATCTGAGGTGGTTGAATGGACCAGCATCAACAAGTATCTATATTGGTTATTCACTCATACTGGCTCTCTGTGTCATGCTATCTACTGGTGCTATTGGTTCCCTTGCTGCCTTCTCCTTTCTTCAGTATCTCTCCACCTATGCTAAGTTCTAG
- the LOC120261709 gene encoding methyltransferase-like protein 7A: MHASVMYHVSPITATLLRSEPLKCCSCGRRHLLAASSSLISFPSTPTDVIEKIHARRPDWYEEFFARAMDQDMRSYEAQISGYKAKLFPHLIENSKHVLELGVGTGPNFKYYARADKDLNVIGVDPNKKMEKYARKAAAAAGLSPAGFSFIQGVGEALPAADNSMDAVIGTIVLCSVEDVYQSLREVKRVLKPGGLYLFIEHVAAPDGTLLRLAQTALDPLQQLLSDGCHLTRETGKQISEAGFSNLILNMTFLSNVSLISPHVYGIAFK, encoded by the exons ATGCACGCCTCGGTCATGTACCATGTCTCGCCAATTACCGCTACTCTGTTACGTTCTGAGCCGCTTAAATGCTGCTCCTGCGGGAGGAGGCATCTCTTGGCTGCTTCCTCCTCGCTCATCTCTTTCCCGTCCACTCCAACA GATGTGATTGAGAAGATACATGCACGGAGACCTGATTGGTATGAAGAATTCTTTGCCAGGGCTATGGACCAAGACATGAGGTCTTACGAAGCTCAG ATTTCAGGCTACAAAGCAAAGCTCTTCCCtcatttaattgaaaatagTAAGCATGTGCTGGAGCTTGGTGTTGGTACAGGGCCCAATTTCAAATACTATGCTAGAGCTGATAAAGATCTTAATGTTATCGGCGTTGACCCTAataaaaagatggagaaatatGCTCGGAAAGCGGCCGCAGCCGCGGGATTATCACCTGCCGGTTTTAGTTTTATCCAAGGG GTTGGAGAGGCTTTACCAGCAGCAGACAATTCTATGGATGCCGTTATTGGGACTATCGTATTATGTTCCGTTGAAGATGTATATCAGTCACTCAGAG AAGTGAAAAGGGTGTTAAAGCCAGGTGGTTTGTACTTATTCATTGAGCATGTTGCAGCTCCCG ATGGCACACTTCTTCGGTTGGCACAGACTGCTCTTGATCCTCTGCAGCAGTTACTTTCTGATGGTTGTCATCTCACCAGGGAAACTGGGAAACAGATTTCTGAAGCTGGCTTCTCTAACTTGATCCTTAATATGACATTCCTGTCTAATGTTTCCCTCATTAGTCCTCATGTTTATGGAATAGCCTTCAAATAA
- the LOC120262431 gene encoding NAC domain-containing protein 92-like — translation MEHEVVNKGDEEPLALPPGFRFHPTDEELITHYLSRKVIDARFDARAIGEADLNKCEPWDLPWRAKMGEKEWYFFCVKDRKYPTGLRTNRATESGYWKATGKDKEIYRGKTLVGMKKTLVFYRGRAPKGEKTNWVMHEYRLEGKFSSFPKTVKNEWVISRVFQKSSSSNSGGVGGGRKGIGVMGRGGEDETIVVGSGSPLLPPLLDMTYSNNSSKAHVTCFSNGLEGQKGHEDFLTEDLNPLLLSSTANPSSVTNPYSSKLPLQLIHYNTTTTTNNNNSNSNSNINGLQFYQTGGGGGGSSSSLVQLLESNGYYGMKGSCKTERDQMLSISQETGLTSDINPEISSVAQEVPSSSAAHLPLHDYIWSYE, via the exons ATGGAGCATGAAGTTGTTAACAAAGGAGATGAGGAGCCATTGGCTTTGCCACCAGGATTCAGGTTCCATCCAACTGATGAAGAACTTATCACTCACTACCTCTCAAGAAAAGTTATTGATGCTAGATTTGATGCCAGAGCCATAGGTGAGGCTGATTTGAACAAGTGTGAGCCATGGGATTTGCCAT GGAGAGCAAAGATGGGGGAGAAAGAGTGGTACTTTTTCTGTGTGAAAGATAGGAAGTACCCAACTGGTTTAAGGACAAACAGGGCAACAGAGTCAGGGTACTGGAAGGCAACAGGAAAGGATAAGGAGATTTACAGGGGAAAGACCCTTGTTGGGATGAAGAAGACCCTTGTTTTCTACAGAGGAAGAGCTCCAAAGGGTGAGAAGACTAACTGGGTTATGCATGAGTACAGACTTGAGGGAAAGTTCTCTTCTTTCCCAAAGACAGTCAAG aATGAATGGGTGATATCAAGAGTGTTTCAGAAGAGTAGTAGTAGTAATTCAGGAGGAGTAGGAGGAGGAAGGAAAGGCATTGGGGTTATGGGAAGAGGTGgagaagatgaaacaatagtTGTAGGTTCAGGTTCCCCACTACTTCCTCCATTGTTAGACATGACTTacagcaacaacagcagcaaGGCCCACGTGACCTGCTTCTCCAATGGCTTGGAGGGCCAGAAAGGCCATGAGGACTTCTTAACAGAGGACCTCAACCCTCTTCTCCTCTCTTCTACTGCCAACCCTTCATCAGTTACCAATCCTTATTCATCCAAGTTACCTCTCCAGCTGATCCATtacaacaccaccaccaccaccaacaacaacaacagtaacAGTAACAGTAACATTAATGGTTTGCAGTTTTATCAaactggtggtggtggtggtggtagtaGTAGTAGTTTGGTGCAATTGCTTGAAAGTAATGGATATTATGGTATGAAAGGAAGCTGCAAAACAGAGAGGGATCAAATGCTTAGCATCTCTCAAGAGACTGGTCTCACTTCTGACATAAACCCTGAGATCTCTTCTGTTGCTCAAGAGGTCCCTTCTTCTTCAGCTGCTCATCTTCCTCTCCATGACTACATCTGGTCCTATGAATAG
- the LOC120262420 gene encoding 29 kDa ribonucleoprotein A, chloroplastic, whose translation MAAASSSLHLPSIFPKALTISSRVSALPLFSLVSSRPVKVLPLVLQCPKTRHIAIPRVALSSDFEEKLDEDADEQGGEVASFSPELKLFVGNLPFTVDSSELAGLFESVGSVEMVEVIYDKLTGKSRGFGFVTMSSVGEVEAAEKQFNGYELGGRPLRVSAGPPPRKDDFPSRGSRSISSFNSPNKVYVGNLSWGVDKSTLESLFSEQGKVMDARVVYCRESGRSRGFGFVTYSTAEEVDNAISALNGFDLDGRNIRVMVAEDKPKQQF comes from the exons atggcGGCGGCTTCCTCATCTCTCCATCTCCCTTCCATCTTTCCCAAAGCCCTCACCATCTCCTCCAGGGTCTCTGctcttcctctcttctctctGGTTTCCTCCAGACCCGTCAAGGTTCTGCCTCTTGTTCTCCAATGTCCCAAGACCCGGCACATCGCTATCCCTAGGGTTGCGCTCTCGTCCGACTTCGAGGAGAAACTGGATGAGGACGCCGATGAGCAGGGCGGAGAGGTTGCCAGTTTCTCGCCGGAGCTTAAGCTATTTGTGGGTAACCTCCCCTTCACTGTTGACAGCTCAGAGCTTGCCGGCCTCTTTGAAAGCGTGGGCTCTGTCGAGATGGTCGAG GTTATCTATGATAAGCTAACAGGGAAAAGCCGAGGGTTTGGATTTGTGACCATGTCCAGTGTTGGTGAAGTCGAAGCTGCGGAAAAGCAGTTTAATGGTTAT GAACTCGGGGGGAGACCATTGAGGGTGAGTGCAGGGCCACCTCCCCGTAAAGATGATTTCCCATCAAGAGGATCCCGGTCAATTTCTAGTTTCAATTCTCCTAACAAGGTTTATGTGGGTAACCTTTCATGGGGTGTTGACAAGTCAACTCTCGAGTCCCTGTTCAGTGAACAAGGAAAGGTGATGGATGCAAGAGTGGTGTATTGTAGGGAGAGTGGTAGATCGAGAGGCTTTGGTTTTGTTACTTACAGCACTGCTGAGGAGGTCGACAATGCTATTTCGGCACTTAATGGTTTT GATCTTGATGGCAGAAATATTCGTGTAATGGTGGCAGAGGACAAGCCGAAACAGCAGTTTTGA
- the LOC120260494 gene encoding polypyrimidine tract-binding protein homolog 1-like isoform X2, with protein MSSQPQFRYTQTPSKVLHLRNLPWECAEEELVELCKPFGRIVNTMCNVGANRNQAFVEFADLNQAISMVSYYASSSEPAQVRGKTVYIQYSNRQEIVNNKSSGDVVGNVLLVTIEGVEAGDVSIDVIHLVFSAFGFVHKIATFEKAAGFQALIQYSDADTALNARNALDGRSIPSYLLPAHISSCHLRISFSAHKDLNIKFQSHRSRDYTNPYLPVNSSAIEGTLQPTVGVDGKKKEPESNVLLASIENMQYAVTVDVLHTVFSAFGYVQKIAIFEKNGGTQALIQYPDITTAAVAKESLEGHCIYDGGYCIQ; from the exons ATGTCGAGCCAGCCTCAGTTTAGGTACACCCAGACTCCGTCGAAGGTGCTGCACCTTCGAAACCTGCCATGGGAGTGCGCTGAGGAGGAGCTTGTTGAGCTTTGCAAGCCCTTTGGCCGCATCGTTAATACCATGTGCAACGTTGGTGCCAATCGCAACCAGGCTTTCGTCgaattt GCTGACCTTAATCAGGCAATTTCGATGGTTTCATATTATGCTTCTTCATCTGAGCCTGCACAAGTTCGGGGCAAGACCGTTTATATTCAATACTCTAACAGACAAGAGATAGTCAACAATAAGAGCTCTGGAGATGTTGTTGGGAACGTGTTGCTTGTTACTATTGAGGGTGTTGAGGCAGGTGATGTCAGCATAGATGTTATTCATCTG GTGTTCTCTGCTTTTGGTTTTGTTCACAAAATTGCTACCTTTGAAAAAGCTGCCGGGTTTCAG GCATTAATTCAGTACTCTGATGCGGATACTGCACTAAATGCAAGAAATGCTTTGGATGGGAGAAGTATTCCAAG TTACTTGCTTCCAGCACATATCAGCTCATGCCACTTGCGGATCTCATTTTCTGCCCATAAAGATTTGAATATCAAGTTCCAGTCACATCGTAGTAG GGATTATACAAATCCTTATCTTCCTGTCAACTCATCTGCAATTGAGGGAACTTTGCAG CCAACTGTAGGTGTCGATGGGAAGAAAAAAGAGCCTGAGAGTAATGTGCTTCTTGCTTCTATTGAGAACATGCAATATGCGGTGACAGTAGATGTCCTTCATACA GTATTCTCAGCATTCGGTTATGTCCAGAAGAttgcaatatttgaaaagaaTGGTGGAACACAGGCTCTGATTCAGTATCCTG ATATCACAACAGCTGCAGTTGCAAAAGAATCTTTAGAAGGACACTGCATCTATGATGGTGGCTATT G
- the LOC120261670 gene encoding transcription factor MYB106-like, which translates to MGRSPCCEKVGLKKGPWTPEEDQKLLAYIEKHGHGSWRALPIKAGLQRCGKSCRLRWTNYLRPDIKRGKFNLQEEHTIIQLHALLGNRWSAIATHLPKRTDNEIKNYWNTHLKKRLAKMGIDPVTHKPKSDTLGSQSKSAASLSHMAQWESARLEAEARLARESKFRSVSTSLHHHNSLSLGSTSSSSSSCSSSATPLDHDVLQAWTFSGVGLIDDNHSTICHNMESEEVEWKCLFGKPRQMDNFTSLVISVDSSNVGTVSSDAGDELDIVGFTGMLLDNSSDNAEERSSCAEEDEESKRYWDSILNLVNSDSPSDTPQLPPLF; encoded by the exons ATGGGAAGATCTCCATGCTGTGAGAAAGTGGGTCTCAAGAAAGGACCCTGGACGCCGGAGGAAGACCAGAAGCTGCTTGCCTACATTGAGAAGCACGGCCATGGAAGCTGGCGTGCATTGCCTATCAAAGCCG GACTTCAAAGGTGTGGCAAGAGCTGCAGACTCAGATGGACCAACTATCTCAGACCAGATATCAAGAGAGGCAAATTTAACTTACAAGAAGAGCACACTATCATCCAACTCCATGCTCTTCTTGGCAATAG GTGGTCTGCTATTGCAACACACCTTCCTAAGAGAACCGACAATGAGATCAAGAACTACTGGAACACACATCTGAAGAAGAGGCTGGCCAAGATGGGAATTGATCCAGTGACTCACAAGCCTAAGAGTGATACACTTGGGAGTCAGTCCAAGAGCGCCGCAAGTCTCAGTCACATGGCTCAGTGGGAGAGTGCTCGTCTCGAAGCTGAGGCAAGACTCGCCCGGGAATCCAAGTTTCGGTCTGTTTCCACCTCCTTGCACCATCACAACTCGCTGTCTCTGGGCTCAACCTCCTCGTCTTCGTCATCCTGCTCCTCCTCAGCCACTCCTCTAGATCATGATGTTCTCCAAGCCTGGACGTTCTCCGGGGTGGGACTTATAGACGATAACCATTCCACAATTTGCCACAACATGGAAAGTGAGGAGGTCGAATGGAAATGCTTATTTGGAAAGCCCCGGCAGATGGACAACTTCACCAGTTTAGTCATTTCTGTGGATTCATCCAATGTCGGAACTGTGTCTTCTGATGCAGGGGATGAACTCGACATAGTCGGGTTCACTGGCATGTTGCTGGATAACTCGTCAGACAATGCTGAGGAACGCAGCAGCTGTGCTGAGGAAGACGAAGAGAGCAAGAGATATTGGGACAGCATTCTCAACTTGGTAAACTCAGATTCTCCTTCCGACACACCACAGCTGCCTCCACTGTTCTAG
- the LOC120261671 gene encoding uncharacterized protein LOC120261671 produces the protein MTDRKVNLAQKVDNGDSPAKILSSAAQFKRWGRKYPFLRYGLPLISLTVLGSVGLAHLIQGGKEVSKEKDDLEWELLESTKALSRTGPMEGYKPKKFSLEEELKVLQERVDIYNYEYKKIPKPNEGNANTK, from the exons ATGACAGATAGAAAGGTGAATTTGGCTCAGAAGGTTGATAATGGGGATTCTCCTGCTAAGATTTTGAGCTCAGCTGCGCAGTTTAAAAGATGGGGTAGGAAATACCCGTTTCTTCGGTATGGTCTTCCGCTTATTTCCCTCACAGTTTTAGGATCAGTTGGGCTTGCCCATCTCATTCAAGGCGG TAAAGAAGTGAGTAAGGAGAAAGATGATCTTGAGTGGGAGTTGCTTGAATCAACAAAAGCATTGTCAAGAACAGGACCTATGGAAGGGTACAAACCGAAAAAGTTCTCTTTGGAGGAAGAGCTCAAG GTTTTACAAGAGAGGGTTGACATATACAACTACGAGTACAAGAAGATTCCTAAACCAAATGAAGGGAATGCAAACACTAAGTAA